A segment of the Streptomyces sp. Tu 2975 genome:
TCATCGTCCTGGTGGTGTGGCTGCTGGGATTCTTGGTCCGGCCGACCGCTTCAGGCGGACGACGGGGCCGCTGGTACCGCTGGTAGGGAGTCGATTCCCTGACACCCGGCGGTCGCCGGCCGGCGACG
Coding sequences within it:
- a CDS encoding hydrophobic protein, whose product is MVPLLLVLLLALILFGAGFALKALWWIAVIVLVVWLLGFLVRPTASGGRRGRWYRW